One Echeneis naucrates chromosome 1, fEcheNa1.1, whole genome shotgun sequence DNA segment encodes these proteins:
- the acox1 gene encoding peroxisomal acyl-coenzyme A oxidase 1 isoform X4, which produces MNPDIVRERQNATFDVEKLTNILDGGPEKTKRRREIETLVLHDPDFKEEDPNFLSRSERYDQAVRKSAQMILKLREYGIADPDEIYCYKRLYLKNYYNWPEPLDLHLGMFLPTLLNQATPEQMDHFFMPSWNLEIIGTYAQTEIGHGTHLRGLETTATYDPATQEFVLNSPTVSSIKWWPGGLGKTSNHAIVLAQLHTLGNCHGLHAFIVPIRDMSTHEPLPGIVVGDIGPKFGFSEVDNGFLKLENVRLPRENMLMKYAKVEPDGTYVKPPSEKLTYGTMVFIRSMIVGQSAQALSKSCTIAIRYSAVRHQSELRPGEPEPQILDYQTQQYKLFPLLATAYAFIFVGQYMRKTYHRITGDINQGDFSELPELHALSAGLKAFTTWAANSGIEVCRMSCGGHGYSRSSALPDIYVNFTPACTYEGENTVMMLQTARYLVKSYQRAKNGQQLSGSVSYLNEAEHQRLQPQPVAARPTVVDINDLASLVEGYKLRAATLVQIAAKSIQQELQHRKNQEDAWNNSAIDLVRASDAHCHYVVVKLFTDKLGEIGDTAIHSVLSTLALLYALHGITQNSGDFLQAGLLSVPQMMLISARIKELLSQLRPNAVALVDAFDIRDKKLNSVLGRYDGNVYEHLFEWARRSPLNSTEVHESFHKYLKPLRAKL; this is translated from the exons TGAATCCTGATATTGTGAGAGAGCGACAAAATGCCACTTTTGACGTGGAGAAACTGACCAACATTTTGGACGGAGGCCCAGAAAAGACCAAAAGAAGACGTGAAATCG AGACACTGGTTCTTCACGACCCAGACTTCAAGGAAGAAGACCCAAATTTCCTCTCTCGCAGTGAACGCTATGACCAGGCTGTTCGAAAAAGCGCTCAAATGATCCTGAAACTGAGAGAGTATGGTATTGCAGACCCAGACGAAATCTACTGCTATAAGAG ATTATATCtcaaaaattattataattg GCCAGAACCCTTGGATCTACATCTGGGGATGTTCCTACCCACACTGCTCAACCAGGCCACTCCAGAGCAAATGGACCATTTCTTCATGCCTTCATGGAACCTAGAGATCATCGGCACTTATGCTCAGACTGAGATCGGACACG GTACACATCTCAGAGGACTGGAGACCACTGCCACATATGATCCAGCCACACAGGAGTTTGTCCTGAACAGTCCCACAGTCAGCTCAATCAAATGGTGGCCTGGAGGAC TTGGGAAGACGTCAAATCATGCCATAGTCCTAGCCCAGCTTCACACTCTGGGAAATTGCCATGGCCTGCATGCTTTCATTGTACCCATCCGTGACATGAGCACACATGAACCCCTGCCAG GTATTGTGGTCGGTGACATTGGTCCCAAGTTTGGCTTTAGTGAAGTTGACAATGGCTTTCTTAAACTAGAGAATGTACGACTCCCACGGGAGAATATGCTGATGAAATATGCAAAG GTGGAGCCAGATGGTACATATGTGAAGCCACCAAGTGAAAAGCTGACCTACGGCACCATGGTGTTTATCCGCTCCATGATTGTAGGCCAGTCAGCGCAGGCACTCTCCAAGTCCTGCACAATTGCCATCCGCTATAGTGCTGTTCGACACCAGTCTGAACTCCGGCCAGG AGAGCCGGAGCCTCAGATCCTGGACTACCAGACACAACAGTACAAGCTGTTCCCTCTGCTGGCTACAGCCTACgctttcatttttgttggcCAGTACATGAGGAAGACCTACCATCGCATCACTGGAGACATTAACCAAGGAGACTTCAGTGAACTGCCTGAG CTCCATGCTCTGTCTGCGGGTCTGAAGGCTTTCACCACGTGGGCAGCAAACTCTGGAATTGAGGTGTGCCGGATGTCATGTGGTGGCCATGGCTACTCTCGCAGCAGTGCCTTGCCTGACATTTATGTCAACTTTACCCCTGCTTGCACTTATGAGGGTGAGAATACAGTCATGATGCTGCAGACTGCGAG ATACCTGGTGAAGAGCTACCAACGGGCTAAAAACGGCCAGCAGTTGAGTGGCAGTGTGTCTTACCTAAATGAAGCAGAGCATCAGAGGCTGCAGCCACAGCCTGTCGCTGCCAGGCCCACTGTGGTCGACATTAATGACCTAGCTAGCCTGGTGGAGGGCTACAAGCTTCGAGCTGCCAC CCTTGTACAAATAGCAGCTAAGAGCATCCAACAGGAGTTGCAGCACAGGAAGAACCAGGAGGATGCCTGGAACAACAGTGCTATTGACTTGGTCAGAGCCTCAGAT GCCCACTGTCACTATGTTGTAGTGAAACTCTTTACTGACAAGTTGGGGGAGATCGGTGACACAGCAATACACTCAGTGTTGTCAACACTGGCTCTACTCTACGCCCTGCATGGCATCACACAAAACTCTGGAGACTTCTTACAG gctggATTACTAAGTGTCCCCCAAATGATGCTAATTTCTGCTCGCATAAAGGAGCTGCTGTCTCAGCTGAGGCCCAATGCTGTTGCATTGGTGGATGCTTTTGATATCCGTGACAAGAAGTTGAACTCGGTCTTGGGCCGATACGATGGAAACGTCTATGAGCACTTGTTTGAATGGGCTCGCCGCTCACCCCTGAACTCAACAGAG GTACACGAATCCTTCCACAAGTACCTGAAACCCCTGCGGGCCAAACTGTGA
- the acox1 gene encoding peroxisomal acyl-coenzyme A oxidase 1 isoform X3 has translation MNPDIVRERQNATFDVEKLTNILDGGPEKTKRRREIETLVLHDPDFKEEDPNFLSRSERYDQAVRKSAQMILKLREYGIADPDEIYCYKSMVSCNQHEAMGLHFAMFRPTLYSQCDNQQAKIWLPLADSTQVIGTYAQTELGHGTHLRGLETTATYDPATQEFVLNSPTVSSIKWWPGGLGKTSNHAIVLAQLHTLGNCHGLHAFIVPIRDMSTHEPLPGIVVGDIGPKFGFSEVDNGFLKLENVRLPRENMLMKYAKVEPDGTYVKPPSEKLTYGTMVFIRSMIVGQSAQALSKSCTIAIRYSAVRHQSELRPGEPEPQILDYQTQQYKLFPLLATAYAFIFVGQYMRKTYHRITGDINQGDFSELPELHALSAGLKAFTTWAANSGIEVCRMSCGGHGYSRSSALPDIYVNFTPACTYEGENTVMMLQTARYLVKSYQRAKNGQQLSGSVSYLNEAEHQRLQPQPVAARPTVVDINDLASLVEGYKLRAATLVQIAAKSIQQELQHRKNQEDAWNNSAIDLVRASDAHCHYVVVKLFTDKLGEIGDTAIHSVLSTLALLYALHGITQNSGDFLQAGLLSVPQMMLISARIKELLSQLRPNAVALVDAFDIRDKKLNSVLGRYDGNVYEHLFEWARRSPLNSTEVHESFHKYLKPLRAKL, from the exons TGAATCCTGATATTGTGAGAGAGCGACAAAATGCCACTTTTGACGTGGAGAAACTGACCAACATTTTGGACGGAGGCCCAGAAAAGACCAAAAGAAGACGTGAAATCG AGACACTGGTTCTTCACGACCCAGACTTCAAGGAAGAAGACCCAAATTTCCTCTCTCGCAGTGAACGCTATGACCAGGCTGTTCGAAAAAGCGCTCAAATGATCCTGAAACTGAGAGAGTATGGTATTGCAGACCCAGACGAAATCTACTGCTATAAGAG TATGGTTAGTTGCAACCAACATGAAGCCATGGGGCTACACTTTGCCATGTTCAGACCAACCCTGTACAGCCAGTGTGACAATCAGCAGGCCAAGATATGGTTACCTCTGGCAGACTCCACCCAAGTGATTGGCACATATGCCCAAACTGAACTGGGTCACG GTACACATCTCAGAGGACTGGAGACCACTGCCACATATGATCCAGCCACACAGGAGTTTGTCCTGAACAGTCCCACAGTCAGCTCAATCAAATGGTGGCCTGGAGGAC TTGGGAAGACGTCAAATCATGCCATAGTCCTAGCCCAGCTTCACACTCTGGGAAATTGCCATGGCCTGCATGCTTTCATTGTACCCATCCGTGACATGAGCACACATGAACCCCTGCCAG GTATTGTGGTCGGTGACATTGGTCCCAAGTTTGGCTTTAGTGAAGTTGACAATGGCTTTCTTAAACTAGAGAATGTACGACTCCCACGGGAGAATATGCTGATGAAATATGCAAAG GTGGAGCCAGATGGTACATATGTGAAGCCACCAAGTGAAAAGCTGACCTACGGCACCATGGTGTTTATCCGCTCCATGATTGTAGGCCAGTCAGCGCAGGCACTCTCCAAGTCCTGCACAATTGCCATCCGCTATAGTGCTGTTCGACACCAGTCTGAACTCCGGCCAGG AGAGCCGGAGCCTCAGATCCTGGACTACCAGACACAACAGTACAAGCTGTTCCCTCTGCTGGCTACAGCCTACgctttcatttttgttggcCAGTACATGAGGAAGACCTACCATCGCATCACTGGAGACATTAACCAAGGAGACTTCAGTGAACTGCCTGAG CTCCATGCTCTGTCTGCGGGTCTGAAGGCTTTCACCACGTGGGCAGCAAACTCTGGAATTGAGGTGTGCCGGATGTCATGTGGTGGCCATGGCTACTCTCGCAGCAGTGCCTTGCCTGACATTTATGTCAACTTTACCCCTGCTTGCACTTATGAGGGTGAGAATACAGTCATGATGCTGCAGACTGCGAG ATACCTGGTGAAGAGCTACCAACGGGCTAAAAACGGCCAGCAGTTGAGTGGCAGTGTGTCTTACCTAAATGAAGCAGAGCATCAGAGGCTGCAGCCACAGCCTGTCGCTGCCAGGCCCACTGTGGTCGACATTAATGACCTAGCTAGCCTGGTGGAGGGCTACAAGCTTCGAGCTGCCAC CCTTGTACAAATAGCAGCTAAGAGCATCCAACAGGAGTTGCAGCACAGGAAGAACCAGGAGGATGCCTGGAACAACAGTGCTATTGACTTGGTCAGAGCCTCAGAT GCCCACTGTCACTATGTTGTAGTGAAACTCTTTACTGACAAGTTGGGGGAGATCGGTGACACAGCAATACACTCAGTGTTGTCAACACTGGCTCTACTCTACGCCCTGCATGGCATCACACAAAACTCTGGAGACTTCTTACAG gctggATTACTAAGTGTCCCCCAAATGATGCTAATTTCTGCTCGCATAAAGGAGCTGCTGTCTCAGCTGAGGCCCAATGCTGTTGCATTGGTGGATGCTTTTGATATCCGTGACAAGAAGTTGAACTCGGTCTTGGGCCGATACGATGGAAACGTCTATGAGCACTTGTTTGAATGGGCTCGCCGCTCACCCCTGAACTCAACAGAG GTACACGAATCCTTCCACAAGTACCTGAAACCCCTGCGGGCCAAACTGTGA
- the acox1 gene encoding peroxisomal acyl-coenzyme A oxidase 1 isoform X2, whose translation MNPDIVRERQNATFDVEKLTNILDGGPEKTKRRREIETLVLHDPDFKEEDPNFLSRSERYDQAVRKSAQMILKLREYGIADPDEIYCYKSSVHPDRPEPLDLHLGMFLPTLLNQATPEQMDHFFMPSWNLEIIGTYAQTEIGHGTHLRGLETTATYDPATQEFVLNSPTVSSIKWWPGGLGKTSNHAIVLAQLHTLGNCHGLHAFIVPIRDMSTHEPLPGIVVGDIGPKFGFSEVDNGFLKLENVRLPRENMLMKYAKVEPDGTYVKPPSEKLTYGTMVFIRSMIVGQSAQALSKSCTIAIRYSAVRHQSELRPGEPEPQILDYQTQQYKLFPLLATAYAFIFVGQYMRKTYHRITGDINQGDFSELPELHALSAGLKAFTTWAANSGIEVCRMSCGGHGYSRSSALPDIYVNFTPACTYEGENTVMMLQTARYLVKSYQRAKNGQQLSGSVSYLNEAEHQRLQPQPVAARPTVVDINDLASLVEGYKLRAATLVQIAAKSIQQELQHRKNQEDAWNNSAIDLVRASDAHCHYVVVKLFTDKLGEIGDTAIHSVLSTLALLYALHGITQNSGDFLQAGLLSVPQMMLISARIKELLSQLRPNAVALVDAFDIRDKKLNSVLGRYDGNVYEHLFEWARRSPLNSTEVHESFHKYLKPLRAKL comes from the exons TGAATCCTGATATTGTGAGAGAGCGACAAAATGCCACTTTTGACGTGGAGAAACTGACCAACATTTTGGACGGAGGCCCAGAAAAGACCAAAAGAAGACGTGAAATCG AGACACTGGTTCTTCACGACCCAGACTTCAAGGAAGAAGACCCAAATTTCCTCTCTCGCAGTGAACGCTATGACCAGGCTGTTCGAAAAAGCGCTCAAATGATCCTGAAACTGAGAGAGTATGGTATTGCAGACCCAGACGAAATCTACTGCTATAAGAG CTCTGTGCACCCTGACAGGCCAGAACCCTTGGATCTACATCTGGGGATGTTCCTACCCACACTGCTCAACCAGGCCACTCCAGAGCAAATGGACCATTTCTTCATGCCTTCATGGAACCTAGAGATCATCGGCACTTATGCTCAGACTGAGATCGGACACG GTACACATCTCAGAGGACTGGAGACCACTGCCACATATGATCCAGCCACACAGGAGTTTGTCCTGAACAGTCCCACAGTCAGCTCAATCAAATGGTGGCCTGGAGGAC TTGGGAAGACGTCAAATCATGCCATAGTCCTAGCCCAGCTTCACACTCTGGGAAATTGCCATGGCCTGCATGCTTTCATTGTACCCATCCGTGACATGAGCACACATGAACCCCTGCCAG GTATTGTGGTCGGTGACATTGGTCCCAAGTTTGGCTTTAGTGAAGTTGACAATGGCTTTCTTAAACTAGAGAATGTACGACTCCCACGGGAGAATATGCTGATGAAATATGCAAAG GTGGAGCCAGATGGTACATATGTGAAGCCACCAAGTGAAAAGCTGACCTACGGCACCATGGTGTTTATCCGCTCCATGATTGTAGGCCAGTCAGCGCAGGCACTCTCCAAGTCCTGCACAATTGCCATCCGCTATAGTGCTGTTCGACACCAGTCTGAACTCCGGCCAGG AGAGCCGGAGCCTCAGATCCTGGACTACCAGACACAACAGTACAAGCTGTTCCCTCTGCTGGCTACAGCCTACgctttcatttttgttggcCAGTACATGAGGAAGACCTACCATCGCATCACTGGAGACATTAACCAAGGAGACTTCAGTGAACTGCCTGAG CTCCATGCTCTGTCTGCGGGTCTGAAGGCTTTCACCACGTGGGCAGCAAACTCTGGAATTGAGGTGTGCCGGATGTCATGTGGTGGCCATGGCTACTCTCGCAGCAGTGCCTTGCCTGACATTTATGTCAACTTTACCCCTGCTTGCACTTATGAGGGTGAGAATACAGTCATGATGCTGCAGACTGCGAG ATACCTGGTGAAGAGCTACCAACGGGCTAAAAACGGCCAGCAGTTGAGTGGCAGTGTGTCTTACCTAAATGAAGCAGAGCATCAGAGGCTGCAGCCACAGCCTGTCGCTGCCAGGCCCACTGTGGTCGACATTAATGACCTAGCTAGCCTGGTGGAGGGCTACAAGCTTCGAGCTGCCAC CCTTGTACAAATAGCAGCTAAGAGCATCCAACAGGAGTTGCAGCACAGGAAGAACCAGGAGGATGCCTGGAACAACAGTGCTATTGACTTGGTCAGAGCCTCAGAT GCCCACTGTCACTATGTTGTAGTGAAACTCTTTACTGACAAGTTGGGGGAGATCGGTGACACAGCAATACACTCAGTGTTGTCAACACTGGCTCTACTCTACGCCCTGCATGGCATCACACAAAACTCTGGAGACTTCTTACAG gctggATTACTAAGTGTCCCCCAAATGATGCTAATTTCTGCTCGCATAAAGGAGCTGCTGTCTCAGCTGAGGCCCAATGCTGTTGCATTGGTGGATGCTTTTGATATCCGTGACAAGAAGTTGAACTCGGTCTTGGGCCGATACGATGGAAACGTCTATGAGCACTTGTTTGAATGGGCTCGCCGCTCACCCCTGAACTCAACAGAG GTACACGAATCCTTCCACAAGTACCTGAAACCCCTGCGGGCCAAACTGTGA
- the acox1 gene encoding peroxisomal acyl-coenzyme A oxidase 1 isoform X5 yields MVLQTQTKSTAIRGTHLRGLETTATYDPATQEFVLNSPTVSSIKWWPGGLGKTSNHAIVLAQLHTLGNCHGLHAFIVPIRDMSTHEPLPGIVVGDIGPKFGFSEVDNGFLKLENVRLPRENMLMKYAKVEPDGTYVKPPSEKLTYGTMVFIRSMIVGQSAQALSKSCTIAIRYSAVRHQSELRPGEPEPQILDYQTQQYKLFPLLATAYAFIFVGQYMRKTYHRITGDINQGDFSELPELHALSAGLKAFTTWAANSGIEVCRMSCGGHGYSRSSALPDIYVNFTPACTYEGENTVMMLQTARYLVKSYQRAKNGQQLSGSVSYLNEAEHQRLQPQPVAARPTVVDINDLASLVEGYKLRAATLVQIAAKSIQQELQHRKNQEDAWNNSAIDLVRASDAHCHYVVVKLFTDKLGEIGDTAIHSVLSTLALLYALHGITQNSGDFLQAGLLSVPQMMLISARIKELLSQLRPNAVALVDAFDIRDKKLNSVLGRYDGNVYEHLFEWARRSPLNSTEVHESFHKYLKPLRAKL; encoded by the exons ATGGTATTGCAGACCCAGACGAAATCTACTGCTATAAGAG GTACACATCTCAGAGGACTGGAGACCACTGCCACATATGATCCAGCCACACAGGAGTTTGTCCTGAACAGTCCCACAGTCAGCTCAATCAAATGGTGGCCTGGAGGAC TTGGGAAGACGTCAAATCATGCCATAGTCCTAGCCCAGCTTCACACTCTGGGAAATTGCCATGGCCTGCATGCTTTCATTGTACCCATCCGTGACATGAGCACACATGAACCCCTGCCAG GTATTGTGGTCGGTGACATTGGTCCCAAGTTTGGCTTTAGTGAAGTTGACAATGGCTTTCTTAAACTAGAGAATGTACGACTCCCACGGGAGAATATGCTGATGAAATATGCAAAG GTGGAGCCAGATGGTACATATGTGAAGCCACCAAGTGAAAAGCTGACCTACGGCACCATGGTGTTTATCCGCTCCATGATTGTAGGCCAGTCAGCGCAGGCACTCTCCAAGTCCTGCACAATTGCCATCCGCTATAGTGCTGTTCGACACCAGTCTGAACTCCGGCCAGG AGAGCCGGAGCCTCAGATCCTGGACTACCAGACACAACAGTACAAGCTGTTCCCTCTGCTGGCTACAGCCTACgctttcatttttgttggcCAGTACATGAGGAAGACCTACCATCGCATCACTGGAGACATTAACCAAGGAGACTTCAGTGAACTGCCTGAG CTCCATGCTCTGTCTGCGGGTCTGAAGGCTTTCACCACGTGGGCAGCAAACTCTGGAATTGAGGTGTGCCGGATGTCATGTGGTGGCCATGGCTACTCTCGCAGCAGTGCCTTGCCTGACATTTATGTCAACTTTACCCCTGCTTGCACTTATGAGGGTGAGAATACAGTCATGATGCTGCAGACTGCGAG ATACCTGGTGAAGAGCTACCAACGGGCTAAAAACGGCCAGCAGTTGAGTGGCAGTGTGTCTTACCTAAATGAAGCAGAGCATCAGAGGCTGCAGCCACAGCCTGTCGCTGCCAGGCCCACTGTGGTCGACATTAATGACCTAGCTAGCCTGGTGGAGGGCTACAAGCTTCGAGCTGCCAC CCTTGTACAAATAGCAGCTAAGAGCATCCAACAGGAGTTGCAGCACAGGAAGAACCAGGAGGATGCCTGGAACAACAGTGCTATTGACTTGGTCAGAGCCTCAGAT GCCCACTGTCACTATGTTGTAGTGAAACTCTTTACTGACAAGTTGGGGGAGATCGGTGACACAGCAATACACTCAGTGTTGTCAACACTGGCTCTACTCTACGCCCTGCATGGCATCACACAAAACTCTGGAGACTTCTTACAG gctggATTACTAAGTGTCCCCCAAATGATGCTAATTTCTGCTCGCATAAAGGAGCTGCTGTCTCAGCTGAGGCCCAATGCTGTTGCATTGGTGGATGCTTTTGATATCCGTGACAAGAAGTTGAACTCGGTCTTGGGCCGATACGATGGAAACGTCTATGAGCACTTGTTTGAATGGGCTCGCCGCTCACCCCTGAACTCAACAGAG GTACACGAATCCTTCCACAAGTACCTGAAACCCCTGCGGGCCAAACTGTGA
- the acox1 gene encoding peroxisomal acyl-coenzyme A oxidase 1 isoform X1: MTKSQKPICMTCSETNFFCFFWHILCLCHCTFTTLQILPIIPYVDYGQSQTPSFIFTSHLFKLCIFWLPLQILYASSSLPSPLLFSVCPCHAWPSSVHPDRPEPLDLHLGMFLPTLLNQATPEQMDHFFMPSWNLEIIGTYAQTEIGHGTHLRGLETTATYDPATQEFVLNSPTVSSIKWWPGGLGKTSNHAIVLAQLHTLGNCHGLHAFIVPIRDMSTHEPLPGIVVGDIGPKFGFSEVDNGFLKLENVRLPRENMLMKYAKVEPDGTYVKPPSEKLTYGTMVFIRSMIVGQSAQALSKSCTIAIRYSAVRHQSELRPGEPEPQILDYQTQQYKLFPLLATAYAFIFVGQYMRKTYHRITGDINQGDFSELPELHALSAGLKAFTTWAANSGIEVCRMSCGGHGYSRSSALPDIYVNFTPACTYEGENTVMMLQTARYLVKSYQRAKNGQQLSGSVSYLNEAEHQRLQPQPVAARPTVVDINDLASLVEGYKLRAATLVQIAAKSIQQELQHRKNQEDAWNNSAIDLVRASDAHCHYVVVKLFTDKLGEIGDTAIHSVLSTLALLYALHGITQNSGDFLQAGLLSVPQMMLISARIKELLSQLRPNAVALVDAFDIRDKKLNSVLGRYDGNVYEHLFEWARRSPLNSTEVHESFHKYLKPLRAKL; the protein is encoded by the exons ATGACCAAAAGCCAAAAACCAATATGCATGACCTGCTCAGAAactaatttcttttgttttttctggcacattctttgtctttgtcactgCACCTTTACAACTTTACAAATCTTACCCATAATCCCTTATGTCGATTATGGACAATCCCAAACCCCCTCATTCATCTTCACTTCACATTTGTTTAAACTCTGCATATTTTGGCTTCCATTACAAATTCTCTATGCATCTTCCTCCCTGCCTTCTCCACTGCTCTTTTCCGTGTGCCCTTGTCATGCATGGCCTAGCTCTGTGCACCCTGACAGGCCAGAACCCTTGGATCTACATCTGGGGATGTTCCTACCCACACTGCTCAACCAGGCCACTCCAGAGCAAATGGACCATTTCTTCATGCCTTCATGGAACCTAGAGATCATCGGCACTTATGCTCAGACTGAGATCGGACACG GTACACATCTCAGAGGACTGGAGACCACTGCCACATATGATCCAGCCACACAGGAGTTTGTCCTGAACAGTCCCACAGTCAGCTCAATCAAATGGTGGCCTGGAGGAC TTGGGAAGACGTCAAATCATGCCATAGTCCTAGCCCAGCTTCACACTCTGGGAAATTGCCATGGCCTGCATGCTTTCATTGTACCCATCCGTGACATGAGCACACATGAACCCCTGCCAG GTATTGTGGTCGGTGACATTGGTCCCAAGTTTGGCTTTAGTGAAGTTGACAATGGCTTTCTTAAACTAGAGAATGTACGACTCCCACGGGAGAATATGCTGATGAAATATGCAAAG GTGGAGCCAGATGGTACATATGTGAAGCCACCAAGTGAAAAGCTGACCTACGGCACCATGGTGTTTATCCGCTCCATGATTGTAGGCCAGTCAGCGCAGGCACTCTCCAAGTCCTGCACAATTGCCATCCGCTATAGTGCTGTTCGACACCAGTCTGAACTCCGGCCAGG AGAGCCGGAGCCTCAGATCCTGGACTACCAGACACAACAGTACAAGCTGTTCCCTCTGCTGGCTACAGCCTACgctttcatttttgttggcCAGTACATGAGGAAGACCTACCATCGCATCACTGGAGACATTAACCAAGGAGACTTCAGTGAACTGCCTGAG CTCCATGCTCTGTCTGCGGGTCTGAAGGCTTTCACCACGTGGGCAGCAAACTCTGGAATTGAGGTGTGCCGGATGTCATGTGGTGGCCATGGCTACTCTCGCAGCAGTGCCTTGCCTGACATTTATGTCAACTTTACCCCTGCTTGCACTTATGAGGGTGAGAATACAGTCATGATGCTGCAGACTGCGAG ATACCTGGTGAAGAGCTACCAACGGGCTAAAAACGGCCAGCAGTTGAGTGGCAGTGTGTCTTACCTAAATGAAGCAGAGCATCAGAGGCTGCAGCCACAGCCTGTCGCTGCCAGGCCCACTGTGGTCGACATTAATGACCTAGCTAGCCTGGTGGAGGGCTACAAGCTTCGAGCTGCCAC CCTTGTACAAATAGCAGCTAAGAGCATCCAACAGGAGTTGCAGCACAGGAAGAACCAGGAGGATGCCTGGAACAACAGTGCTATTGACTTGGTCAGAGCCTCAGAT GCCCACTGTCACTATGTTGTAGTGAAACTCTTTACTGACAAGTTGGGGGAGATCGGTGACACAGCAATACACTCAGTGTTGTCAACACTGGCTCTACTCTACGCCCTGCATGGCATCACACAAAACTCTGGAGACTTCTTACAG gctggATTACTAAGTGTCCCCCAAATGATGCTAATTTCTGCTCGCATAAAGGAGCTGCTGTCTCAGCTGAGGCCCAATGCTGTTGCATTGGTGGATGCTTTTGATATCCGTGACAAGAAGTTGAACTCGGTCTTGGGCCGATACGATGGAAACGTCTATGAGCACTTGTTTGAATGGGCTCGCCGCTCACCCCTGAACTCAACAGAG GTACACGAATCCTTCCACAAGTACCTGAAACCCCTGCGGGCCAAACTGTGA